In Oryza sativa Japonica Group chromosome 3, ASM3414082v1, one DNA window encodes the following:
- the LOC4334049 gene encoding linoleate 9S-lipoxygenase 2 codes for MLGGIIGGLTGNKNARLKGSLVLMRKNALDINDFGATVIDGISEFLGRGVTCQLVSSSLVDPNNGNRGRVGTEASLEQWLTSLPSLTTGESKFGVTFEWEVEKMGIPGAIIVKNNHAAEFFLKTITLDNVPGHGAVVFVANSWIYPASKYRYNRVFFSNDTSLPSKMPAALKPYRDDELRNLRGDDQQGPYQEHDRVYRYDVYNDLGEPDSGNPRPVLGGSPDRPYPRRGRTGRKPTKTDPTAESRLSLLENIYVPRDERFGHLKMADFLGYSIKALVDGIVPAIRTYVDLTPGEFDSFKDILKLYEGGLKLPSIPALEELRKRFPLQLVKDLIPAGGDYLLKLPMPHVIREDKKAWMTDDEFAREILAGVNPMVIARLTEFPPRSRLDPARYGDQTSTITAAHVERGLEGLTVQQAIDGNLLYVVDHHDHFMPYLLDINSLDDNFIYATRTLLFLRGDGTLAPLAIELSLPHLQDDGLITARSTVYTPAARGGTGAGAVEWWVWQLAKAYVNVNDYCWHQLISHWLNTHAVMEPFVIATNRQLSVAHPVHKLLLPHYRDTMTINALARQTLINGGGIFEMTVFPRKHALAMSSAFYKDWSFADQALPDDLVKRGVAVPDPASPYKVRLLIEDYPYANDGLAVWHAIEQWATEYLAIYYPNDGVLQGDAELQAWWKEVREVGHGDIKDATWWPEMKTVAELVKACATIIWIGSALHAAVNFGQYPYAGYLPNRPSVSRRPMPEPGTKEYDELARDPEKVFVRTITKQMQAIVGISLLEILSKHSSDEVYLGQRDTPEWTSDAKALEAFKRFGARLTEIESRVVAMNKDPHRKNRVGPTNFPYTLLYPNTSDLKGDAAGLSARGIPNSISI; via the exons ATGTTGGGCGGGATCATCGGCGGCCTGACGGGCAACAAGAACGCCCGCCTCAAGGGCTCCCTCGTCCTCATGCGCAAGAACGCCCTCGACATCAACGACTTCGGCGCCACCGTCATCGACGGCATCTCCGAGTTCCTCGGCCGCGGCGTCACCTGCCAGCTCGTCAGCTCCTCCCTCGTCGACCCCA ACAATGGGAACAGGGGGAGGGTGGGGACGGAGGCGAGCCTGGAGCAGTGGCTGACGAGCCTGCCGTCGCTGACGACGGGAGAGTCCAAGTTCGGGGTGACGTTCGAGTGGGAGGTGGAGAAGATGGGCATACCCGGCGCCATCATCGTCAAGAACAACCACGCCGCCGAGTTCTTCCTCAAGACCATCACCCTCGACAACGTCCCCGGCCacggcgccgtcgtcttcgtcgcCAACTCCTGGATCTACCCCGCCTCCAAGTATCGCTACAACCGCGTCTTCTTCTCCAACGAC ACTTCACTGCCGAGCAAGATGCCGGCGGCGCTGAAGCCGTACCGCGACGACGAGCTCCGCAACCTGCGCGGCGACGACCAGCAGGGCCCGTACCAGGAGCACGACCGCGTCTACCGCTACGACGTCTACAACGACCTCGGCGAGCCCGACTCCGGCAACCCTCGCCCTGTCCTCGGCGGCTCCCCCGACCGCCCCTACCCTCGCCGCGGCCGCACCGGCCGCAAACCCACCAAAACTG ACCCCACCGCGGAGAGCAGGCTGTCATTGCTGGAGAACATCTACGTGCCACGCGACGAGCGGTTCGGGCACCTGAAGATGGCCGACTTCCTGGGCTACTCCATCAAGGCGCTCGTCGACGGCATCGTGCCGGCGATCCGCACCTACGTCGACCTCACACCCGGCGAGTTCGACTCCTTCAAGGACATCCTCAAGCTCTACGAGGGCGGCCTCAAGCTGCCCAGCATCCCGGCGCTGGAGGAGCTCCGCAAGCGCTTCCCTCTCCAGCTCGTCAAGGACCTCatccccgccggcggcgactaCCTCCTCAAGCTCCCCATGCCGCACGTCATCCGGGAGGACAAGAAGGCGTGGATGACCGACGACGAGTTCGCCCGCGagatcctcgccggcgtcaacCCCATGGTCATCGCCCGCCTCACCGAGTTCCCGCCGCGGAGCCGCCTCGACCCGGCCAGGTACGGCGACCAGACGAGCACCATCACGGCGGCGCACGTCGAGCGCGGGCTCGAGGGGCTCACCGTGCAGCAGGCGATCGACGGCAACCTTCTCTACGTGGTGGACCACCACGATCATTTCATGCCCTACTTGTTGGATATCAATAGCCTCGACGACAACTTCATCTACGCCACGCGGACGCTGCTGTTCCTGCGCGGCGACGGCACGCTGGCGCCGCTCGCCATCGAGCTGAGCTTGCCGCACCTGCAGGACGACGGGCTGATCACCGCCAGGAGCACCGTGTacacgccggcggcgcgcggcggcaccggcgccggcgccgtggagtgGTGGGTGTGGCAGCTCGCCAAGGCGTACGTCAACGTGAACGACTACTGCTGGCACCAGCTGATCAGCCACTGGCTCAACACGCACGCCGTGATGGAGCCCTTCGTCATCGCCACCAACCGGCAGCTCAGCGTGGCGCACCCGGTGCacaagctgctgctgccgcaCTACCGCGACACCATGACCATCAACGCGCTGGCGCGGCAGACGCTCATCAACGGCGGCGGCATCTTCGAGATGACCGTGTTCCCGCGGAAGCACGCGCTCGCCATGTCGTCGGCGTTCTACAAGGACTGGAGCTTCGCCGACCAGGCGCTCCCCGACGACCTTGTCAAGCGCGGCGTCGCGGTGCCGGACCCGGCGAGCCCGTACAAGGTGCGGCTGCTCATCGAGGACTACCCGTACGCCAACGACGGGCTGGCCGTCTGGCACGCCATCGAGCAGTGGGCCACCGAGTACCTCGCCATCTACTACCCCAACGACGGCGTGCTCCAGGGCGACGCCGAGCTGCAGGCGTGGTGGAAGGAGGTCCGCGAGGTCGGGCATGGCGACATCAAGGACGCGACGTGGTGGCCGGAGATGAAGACGGTGGCGGAGCTGGTCAAGGCGTGCGCCACCATCATCTGGATCGGGTCCGCGCTGCACGCCGCCGTCAACTTCGGGCAGTACCCGTACGCCGGGTACCTCCCGAACCGTCCGTCGGTGAGCCGGCGGCCGATGCCGGAGCCGGGAACGAAGGAGTACGACGAGCTGGCGCGCGATCCGGAGAAGGTGTTCGTCCGGACAATCACCAAGCAGATGCAGGCCATCGTGGGGATCTCGCTGCTGGAGATCCTGTCCAAGCACTCCTCCGACGAGGTGTACCTCGGACAGCGCGACACGCCGGAGTGGACGTCGGACGCCAAGGCGCTGGAGGCGTTCAAGCGGTTCGGCGCGCGGCTGACGGAGATCGAGAGCCGCGTCGTCGCCATGAACAAGGACCCCCACCGCAAGAACCGTGTCGGGCCGACCAATTTCCCCTACACGCTGCTCTACCCAAACACCTCCGACCTCAAGGGCGACGCTGCCGGCCTCTCCGCCAGGGGCATCCCCAACAGCATCTCCATCTGA
- the LOC4334050 gene encoding protein JINGUBANG, translating into MRDSDGEGAGGGLPRSHPSNLPLPAPHSDPNLQFSGTDDDFSNRHSSSSATGGASPGYYSDYPSSFSGECSPYNMSPWNQTMASPWSHHSDASMAGLGGAPAMAPGTSLIGSLVREEGHIYSLAAKTDTLYTGSDSKNIRVWRKQKDSGGFKSSSGLVKAIVISGERIFTGHQDGKIRVWKVSPKNGLHKRVGSLPRLRDFLRGSLNPSNYVEVRKNRTALWIRHSDAVSCLSPTDSAQGLLYSGSWDRTFKVWRINDSKCLESVVAHDDNVNAIVAAFDGLVFTGSADGTVKVWKRELQGKGTKHVAVQTLLKQEHAVNALAVSAVAPVLYCGSSDGLVNFWEGERHLVHGGVLRGHKKAVFCLAAAGSLLLSGSADNTIYVWRRDGGVHSCLSVLTGHTEPIRCLAIVEDNKDNAAVPVDAVDSSFASGSSTRWIVYSGSLDKSIKVWRVAEDAPDALLRGPGGGDAPQMFDRYPGDPFGASSSSFR; encoded by the coding sequence ATGAGAGatagcgacggcgaaggggccggcggcggcctcccgcGCTCGCACCCGTCGAACCTGCCGCTGCCGGCGCCGCACTCCGACCCAAACCTCCAGTTCTCCGGGACGGACGATGACTTCTCCAACCGTCACAgcagctcgtcggcgacgggcggcgcgaGCCCCGGGTACTACTCCGACTACCCGTCCAGCTTCAGCGGCGAGTGCTCGCCGTACAACATGTCGCCCTGGAACCAGACCATGGCGTCGCCGTGGTCGCACCACAGCGACGCGTCCATGGCCGGGCTCGGCGGCGCGCCCGCCATGGCGCCCGGGACCAGCCTCATCGGCTCGCTGGTGAGGGAGGAAGGGCACATCTACTCGCTCGCCGCCAAGACCGACACCCTGTACACCGGCTCCGACAGCAAGAACATCCGCGTGTGGCGCAAGCAGAAGGATTCCGGCGGGTTCAAGTCGTCGAGCGGCCTCGTCAAGGCCATCGTCATCTCCGGCGAGCGCATCTTCACCGGGCACCAGGACGGCAAGATCAGGGTGTGGAAGGTGTCGCCCAAGAACGGCCTGCACAAGCGCGTCGGCAGCCTGCCCCGGCTGCGCGACTTCCTCCGCGGCTCGCTCAACCCGTCCAACTACGTCGAGGTCCGCAAGAACCGGACGGCGCTCTGGATCCGCCACAGCGACGCCGTGTCGTGCCTGAGCCCGACGGACTCGGCGCAGGGCCTGCTCTACTCCGGCTCGTGGGACCGGACCTTCAAGGTGTGGCGGATCAACGACTCCAAGTGCCTCGAGTCCGTGGTGGCGCACGACGACAACGTGAACGCCATCGTGGCAGCGTTCGACGGGCTGGTGTTCACCGGGTCGGCGGACGGGACGGTGAAGGTGTGGAAGAGGGAGCTGCAGGGGAAAGGGACCAAGCACGTCGCGGTGCAGACGCTGCTGAAGCAGGAGCACGCGGTGAACGCGCTCGCCGTGAGCGCCGTCGCGCCGGTGCTCTACTGCGGCTCCTCCGACGGGCTCGTCAACTTCTGGGAAGGGGAGCGCCACCTGGTCCACGGCGGCGTGCTGCGCGGGCACAAGAAGGCCGTgttctgcctcgccgccgcgggctcCCTCCTCCTCAGCGGCTCCGCCGACAACACCATCTACGtgtggcggcgcgacggcggcgtccacTCCTGCCTCTCCGTGCTCACCGGCCACACCGAGCCGATCAGGTGCCTCGCCATCGTCGAGGACAACAAGGACAACGCCGCCGTGCCCGTCGACGCCGTGGACAGCAGCTTCGCGTCGGGCTCGTCCACGCGGTGGATTGTGTACAGCGGCAGCCTCGACAAGTCGATCAAGGTGTGGCGCGTCGCCGAGGACGCGCCTGACGCGCTGCTCCGTGGccccggtggcggcgacgcgccgCAGATGTTCGACCGGTACCCCGGCGACCCATTCGGCGCCAGCAGCTCGTCGTTCCGCTAG
- the LOC4334052 gene encoding BTB/POZ domain-containing protein At5g66560: MSSAVRGGATRGQAWFCTTGLPSDVVFEVQDMSFHLHKFPLMSKSRKIHRMVMEHEAEQPAGQRRRRRRRRRGSEGSNAGEEGDEQTEIEEAEEEEEDEEEEEEGQAFCIAFPDFPGGPGTFETAAKFCYGVRVELTAWNVAPLRCAAEYLEMTEEHAEDNLAARAEAFLEQAVLRHPGEATKALKSCEELLPHAEELGIVGRCVEAIAARSSAASRSWFDDLAVLGLHMYKRVMAAMAARADVRTEARESCLVSYARGTIPGLSRSMRRRLASAPVSSEVEQRDLLEAVVASLPADKCSGRVVTAKFLFALLRTAHILRASDAACAALERKAATQLEHATLEDVLIPSYSGATETLYDVDCVERVVRHFLAEEEDHGEAEASTSAAAAITEEAPAPAATTLSRPSAVAMVHVGKLVDSYLAEIASDANLKPAKFCELALALPDHARVYDDGVYRAVDIYLKAHPRLAAEERDRVCGVVDCRKLTVEACTHAAQNERLPLRAVLQVLFFEQLQLRRAITGTLLSSAGAGATQTRLHLHRYQQPRPAAMAARHSADAGGGRGEAAWRSTATQDSQVLRLDMDSMRNRVQDLERECSSMRRAIKKIDGRSAAASPRHSDAGDDDAASADGSSRPANWRSRYGCKFSTQVCDSHARNVVASRASRMGMSP; encoded by the exons atgtcGTCCGccgtgcgcggcggcgcgacgagggGCCAGGCGTG GTTCTGCACGACGGGGTTGCCGAGCGACGTGGTGTTCGAGGTGCAGGACATGAGCTTCCACCTCCACAAG TTCCCGCTCATGTCGAAGAGCCGGAAGATCCACCGCATGGTGATGGAGCACGAGGCAGAGCAACCGGCGggccagcggcggcgaaggaggaggaggaggagggggagtgaGGGAAGCAATGCTggagaggaaggtgatgagcagACGGAGATAGAggaagcagaggaggaggaggaagacgaggaagaggaggaggaggggcaggCGTTCTGCATTGCGTTCCCGGACTTCCCCGGCGGGCCGGGCACGTTCGAGACGGCGGCGAAGTTCTGCTACGGCGTCCGCGTCGAGCTCACCGCCTGGAACGTCGCGCCGCTGCGGTGCGCGGCGGAGTACCTGGAGATGACGGAGGAGCACGCGGAGGACAACCtcgcggcgcgcgcggaggcCTTCCTGGAGCAGGCCGTGCTCCGGCACCCCGGCGAGGCCACCAAGGCGCTCAAGTCCTGCGAGGAGCTGCTGCCGCACGCCGAGGAGCTCGGCATTGTCGGCCGCTGCGTGGAGGCCATCGCCGCGCGCTCGTCGGCCGCGTCGCGCTCCTGGTTCGACGACCTCGCCGTCCTCGGGCTGCACATGTACAAGCGGGTGATGGCGGCCATGGCCGCGCGCGCCGACGTGAGGACGGAGGCCAGGGAGAGCTGCCTCGTGTCGTACGCCAGGGGCACCATCCCCGGCCTGTCGAggtcgatgcggcggcggctcgcgtcGGCGCCGGTGTCGTCGGAGGTGGAGCAGAGGGACCTCCTGGAGGCGGTGGTCGCCAGCCTCCCCGCCGACAAGTGCTCGGGGCGCGTCGTCACCGCCAAGTTCCTGTTCGCGCTGCTGCGGACGGCGCACATCCTGCGCGCGTCGGACGCGGCGTGCGCGGCGCTCGAGCGGAAGGCCGCGACGCAGCTGGAGCACGCCACGCTGGAGGACGTGCTCATCCCGAGCTACTCCGGCGCCACGGAGACGCTCTACGACGTGGACTGCGTCGAGCGCGTGGTCAGGCACTTcctcgccgaggaggaggaccaCGGCGAGGCCGAGGCGTCGACCTCGGCGGCCGCTGCGATCACCgaggaggcgccggcgccggcagccaCGACGCTGTCGCGGCCGTCCGCCGTGGCCATGGTGCACGTCGGCAAGCTGGTCGACAGCTACCTCGCCGAGATCGCGTCCGACGCCAACCTGAAGCCCGCCAAGTTCTGCGAGCTCGCGCTGGCGTTGCCGGACCACGCCCGCGTCTACGACGACGGCGTGTACCGCGCCGTGGACATCTACCTCAAGGCGCAcccgcggctggcggcggaggagagggacAGGGTGTGCGGCGTGGTGGACTGCAGGAAGCTGACGGTGGAGGCGTGCACGCACGCGGCGCAGAACGAGCGCCTCCCGCTGCGCGCGGTGCTGCAGGTGCTCTTCTTCGAGCAGCTGCAGCTTCGCCGCGCCATCACCGGCACGCTGCTGTcatccgccggcgccggggccaCGCAGACgcggctccacctccaccgctacCAGCAGccacggccggcggcgatggcggcccggcactccgccgacgccggcggcggccgcggcgaggcggcgtggcggtcgacggcgacgcagGACAGCCAGGTGCTGCGGCTGGACATGGACAGCATGAGGAACCGGGTGCAGGACCTGGAGCGGGAGTGCTCCAGCATGAGGAGGGCCATCAAGAAGATCGATGGCCgcagcgccgcggcgtcgccgcGCCACAGCgacgccggagacgacgacgccgcgtcGGCCGACGGGTCGTCGAGGCCGGCGAACTGGCGGTCGCGGTACGGCTGCAAGTTCAGCACGCAGGTGTGCGACTCGCACGCGCGCAACGTCGTGGCGTCGAGAGCGTCACGGATGGGAATGAGCCCATAG